A genomic region of Phormidium ambiguum IAM M-71 contains the following coding sequences:
- a CDS encoding CheR family methyltransferase: MIDSVSQEDKKLAFKSFVQIGALTLSVEEFIDIVFPNFANEIEREILQIAETLDIKDVWVNIKNIIDSNEFEHPLMIALYQNELLREIIGPEYSFIDRYPKVYNHIFRIILPALIEKINKNQKNLDDSAYLSIGLIGASYGQELITILKYLFPYLSKTEASEKITLNIDVLNKPNIIFEKLKNNLLMYPKTVISQYMSPEEVRFYFRELNSDYLCFSDLILQQINFINLDLLDKNNLEEFTVQKYNLIFLHNVVQYLEPKKGENLNFVCQFLDSILHEGGMISLINESKVINSYVTSSFEQLYQLSGIYSEEKVCKASIYQKNYF; the protein is encoded by the coding sequence GTCCAGATAGGTGCTCTCACTCTTTCTGTTGAAGAATTCATTGATATTGTATTTCCCAATTTTGCCAATGAAATAGAAAGAGAAATTCTGCAAATTGCTGAAACTCTTGATATTAAAGATGTTTGGGTAAACATTAAAAATATAATTGACAGCAATGAATTTGAGCATCCTTTAATGATAGCTCTTTATCAAAATGAATTATTAAGAGAAATTATTGGCCCTGAATATTCATTTATCGATCGCTATCCGAAAGTATATAATCACATTTTTCGGATAATTCTTCCTGCATTGATAGAAAAAATTAATAAAAATCAGAAAAATTTAGATGATTCTGCCTATTTATCCATCGGTTTAATTGGTGCATCTTATGGACAGGAACTAATTACTATTTTAAAATACCTCTTTCCCTATTTATCTAAAACTGAAGCCTCCGAAAAAATAACATTGAATATTGATGTTTTAAATAAACCTAATATTATATTTGAAAAATTAAAAAACAATCTTTTAATGTATCCTAAAACAGTAATTTCCCAATATATGTCTCCAGAGGAAGTAAGGTTTTATTTTAGAGAGTTAAATTCGGACTATTTATGTTTTTCTGATTTAATTTTGCAACAAATTAATTTTATCAATTTAGATTTGTTAGATAAGAATAATTTAGAAGAGTTTACAGTCCAAAAGTATAATTTAATTTTTCTCCATAATGTTGTGCAATATTTAGAGCCTAAAAAAGGTGAAAATTTAAATTTTGTTTGTCAGTTTCTAGATTCTATACTTCATGAAGGGGGGATGATTTCTCTAATAAATGAGAGTAAAGTGATTAATAGCTATGTCACTAGTTCCTTTGAACAGCTTTATCAATTGAGCGGAATATACTCAGAGGAAAAGGTGTGCAAAGCTTCAATATATCAGAAAAATTATTTTTAA